The following proteins are encoded in a genomic region of Sulfurimonas sp. HSL3-7:
- the ruvX gene encoding Holliday junction resolvase RuvX has translation MKIVAIDLGLKRIGLAYSGGQDIVTPLEAVERKNRNQAAAAVKKIIDEWEADAVVVGIPMGGSAEDEMRRRVAHFMNLVNFNGPVYYQDEADSSLEAEAMMKGGMKYKRDGRVDSIAAKIILERWLRHNT, from the coding sequence ATGAAAATAGTTGCAATTGATCTGGGACTGAAACGGATCGGTCTGGCCTACAGCGGCGGGCAGGACATCGTTACACCATTGGAAGCGGTTGAGCGTAAAAATCGCAACCAGGCCGCTGCCGCCGTGAAAAAGATCATTGACGAATGGGAAGCCGATGCCGTTGTCGTCGGCATCCCGATGGGTGGTAGCGCGGAAGACGAGATGCGACGCAGAGTGGCGCATTTTATGAACCTGGTGAATTTTAATGGGCCGGTGTATTACCAGGACGAAGCGGACAGTTCACTTGAAGCCGAAGCAATGATGAAGGGCGGGATGAAGTACAAGCGCGACGGACGGGTCGATTCGATCGCGGCAAAGATTATTTTGGAGCGGTGGCTTCGTCATAACACGTGA
- the mnmE gene encoding tRNA uridine-5-carboxymethylaminomethyl(34) synthesis GTPase MnmE, producing the protein MNDTITAIATAYGVGSIAIIRLSGENALHIAKTLTKRETLVPRHAHLTSLYDADNELIDESITIYFQGPNSFSGEDVVEFQCHGGAVVAQEILQATLDAGARLAEPGEFSKRAFMNGRIDLTEAEAIAQLIEAKSADAAKILAKQMKGSLRHYVEEVRDQLLHALAYSEVTIDYAEEDLPLDLIEQIQARLSTISKNLQRTLQASESRQGLMQGFKVSLIGKPNVGKSSLLNSLLNYNRAIVSDIAGTTRDTIEEQVKIGSHLIRIVDTAGIREAGDEIERIGIERSIEAVEESDIVIAIFDGSRVLDEEDRKIIDLMKEHKDEKAFVCAVNKQDLGQQFDRTAIASFSPMGISAKEDAATLIETLKAIMDRQNVSDEIMLISSRQIDAVKNTLTEINEAIGPLGDQDLEIFSFHMNRAIRAMASITRPFDNEEMLDKMFGSFCLGK; encoded by the coding sequence ATGAACGATACTATTACAGCTATTGCTACGGCGTACGGGGTCGGCTCTATTGCCATTATCCGTCTGAGCGGAGAGAATGCTCTTCACATTGCCAAGACCTTGACGAAGAGAGAGACTTTAGTGCCGAGACATGCACACTTGACCTCCCTGTATGATGCCGATAACGAACTGATAGACGAGAGTATCACGATCTACTTCCAGGGTCCTAACAGTTTCAGCGGTGAAGACGTTGTCGAATTTCAGTGCCACGGTGGTGCCGTTGTTGCGCAGGAGATCCTTCAGGCAACACTCGATGCGGGTGCCCGACTGGCTGAACCGGGTGAGTTCTCAAAACGCGCATTCATGAACGGACGCATTGATCTTACGGAAGCCGAAGCGATCGCCCAGCTCATCGAAGCGAAAAGTGCCGATGCGGCGAAGATCCTGGCCAAACAGATGAAGGGGTCATTGCGTCACTATGTCGAAGAGGTGCGCGATCAGCTTTTACATGCTTTGGCCTATTCCGAAGTGACCATTGATTATGCCGAAGAGGATCTGCCGCTTGATCTTATAGAACAGATACAGGCACGCCTGAGTACAATCTCTAAAAATTTGCAGAGAACACTGCAGGCAAGCGAGAGTCGCCAGGGACTGATGCAGGGTTTTAAAGTCTCTTTGATCGGCAAACCGAACGTCGGCAAAAGCTCGCTGCTGAACTCACTGCTTAATTACAACCGTGCGATTGTCAGTGACATTGCCGGTACGACACGCGACACTATCGAAGAACAGGTTAAAATAGGTTCGCATCTGATCCGCATCGTCGATACGGCTGGTATCCGTGAAGCGGGTGACGAGATCGAACGAATCGGGATCGAACGCAGTATTGAAGCAGTCGAAGAGAGCGATATCGTTATTGCTATTTTTGACGGCAGCCGTGTTCTAGACGAAGAGGACCGAAAGATCATCGATCTGATGAAAGAGCATAAGGATGAGAAGGCCTTTGTCTGTGCGGTCAACAAACAGGACCTCGGACAGCAGTTTGATCGAACGGCTATTGCGTCTTTTTCGCCTATGGGCATCAGTGCCAAAGAAGATGCGGCAACACTTATAGAGACTTTGAAAGCGATCATGGATAGACAAAATGTCTCGGACGAGATCATGCTTATCTCCTCACGCCAGATCGACGCGGTAAAAAATACGCTCACAGAGATCAATGAGGCGATCGGTCCGCTCGGTGATCAGGACCTTGAGATCTTCTCTTTCCACATGAACCGTGCTATCCGTGCTATGGCTTCGATTACACGACCTTTTGATAACGAAGAGATGCTTGACAAGATGTTCGGCTCATTCTGTCTGGGAAAATGA